One genomic region from Argentina anserina chromosome 2, drPotAnse1.1, whole genome shotgun sequence encodes:
- the LOC126805559 gene encoding cysteine proteinase 15A-like produces MDYNHHALLLSLFLFLSYTVASTADGGDSLIRQVVPRAGEEDDDALLHAERHFSSFKATFGKSYASQEEHDYRLGVFKANLRRAKRHQGLDPTAVHGVTKFSDLTPKEFRRNFLGLKKRLRLPADANKAPILPTNDLPADFDWREKGAVTPVKDQGACGSCWSFSATGALEGAHFLTTGELVSLSEQQLVDCDHECDPEEYGSCDSGCSGGLMTNAFEYALKAGGLEQEKDYPYTGTDRGTCKFDKSKVVATVSNFSVVSLDEDQIAANLVHNGPLAIGINAVFMQTYIGGVSCPYICGKRLDHGVLLVGYGSSGYAPIRFKEKPYWIIKNSWGQTWGEEGYYKICRGHNTCGVDSMVSTVAAMHT; encoded by the exons ATGGATTACAATCATCATGCTCTCCTCCTCTCCCTATTTCTCTTCCTATCCTACACGGTCGCGTCCACCGCTGACGGCGGCGATTCACTGATCCGACAAGTCGTACCTAGGGCCGGTGAGGAGGATGACGACGCGCTCCTCCACGCCGAGCGTCACTTCTCAAGCTTCAAAGCCACGTTCGGAAAGAGCTACGCGAGCCAGGAGGAGCACGACTACAGGCTCGGCGTCTTCAAGGCCAATCTCCGCCGGGCCAAGAGGCACCAGGGGCTGGACCCCACCGCCGTCCATGGGGTTACGAAGTTCTCTGATCTCACTCCCAAGGAGTTTCGCCGGAATTTTCTCGGGCTCAAGAAGCGTCTCCGGCTGCCGGCCGACGCTAACAAGGCGCCGATTCTTCCGACGAATGATCTTCCCGCCGACTTTGACTGGCGCGAGAAAGGTGCCGTTACTCCGGTGAAGGACCAG GGTGCGTGTGGATCATGCTGGTCGTTTAGTGCGACGGGAGCACTGGAAGGAGCTCATTTTTTGACAACAGGGGAGCTCGTGAGTCTCAGTGAGCAGCAGCTTGTGGACTGTGATCATGAG TGTGATCCAGAAGAATATGGTTCGTGTGACTCAGGCTGTAGTGGTGGACTAATGACCAATGCCTTTGAATACGCACTCAAGGCTGGGGGTTTGGAGCAAGAGAAGGACTACCCTTACACTGGCACCGATCGCGGTACCTGCAAATTTGACAAGAGCAAAGTTGTTGCTACTGTCTCCAACTTCAGCGTTGTTTCCCTCGACGAAGATCAAATTGCTGCAAATTTGGTACACAATGGTCCTCTTGCAATTGGCATCAATGCAGTGTTCATGCAAACATACATAGGTGGAGTCTCATGCCCTTACATTTGTGGAAAACGTCTGGATCACGGGGTGCTTCTGGTCGGTTACGGCTCCTCTGGATATGCTCCGATTCGATTCAAGGAGAAGCCTTACTGGATCATAAAGAATTCATGGGGACAGACCTGGGGAGAGGAAGGGTATTACAAGATATGCAGGGGTCATAATACTTGTGGGGTTGATAGCATGGTCTCTACCGTTGCTGCTATGCACACATGA
- the LOC126805560 gene encoding uncharacterized protein LOC126805560 — protein sequence MEEKPSGKRVKSEDDHAAAKKVKTEEDHGGGSKSLDTAKADKLVWLMKLPQVVAKSWNSHPSSDPHPVAKVVLSLDPLETDETAAVQFKMEVAQTEVGMKPKSYSMNMSKDFVPMCVFSEANQGKIAVEGKVEHKFDMKPHGTNFEEYGKMCRERTNKSMIKNRQIQVIDNDRGVHMRPMPGMIGLISTNAKDKKKPVPVKQSDVKRTRRDRGELEDIMFKLFERQPNWALKQLVQETDQPAQFLKEILNELCVYNKRGTNQGTYELKPEYKKSVDDTPAE from the exons ATGGAGGAGAAGCCGTCGGGGAAGAGAGTGAAGTCGGAGGACGACCACGCGGCGGCGAAGAAGGTGAAGACGGAGGAGGACCATGGCGGCGGCAGCAAAAGCTTGGATACAGCGAAAGCCGATAAGCTTGTGTGGCTGATGAAGCTGCCGCAGGTGGTGGCCAAGTCATGGAACTCGCACCCTTCCTCCGATCCTCACCCCGTCGCCAAAGTCGTCCTCTCCCTTGATCCGCTCGAAACCGATGAGACCGCCGCCGTGCAG TTTAAAATGGAGGTTGCGCAGACTGAGGTAGGGATGAAGCCGAAGAGTTATTCGATGAATATGTCGAAAGACTTTGTTCCCATGTGTGTTTTCTCTGAGGCAAATCAAG GCAAGATTGCTGTTGAAGGTAAAGTTGAGCACAAGTTTGACATGAAGCCCCATGGTACAAACTTTGAGGAGTATGGGAAGATGTGTCGAGAAAGGACTAATAAGTCCATGATCAAGAATAGACAAATACAG GTGATCGACAATGACCGAGGAGTACATATGAGGCCCATGCCTGGTATGATCGGCTTGATTTCTACCAATGCCAAG GATAAGAAGAAACCTGTTCCGGTTAAACAATCAGATGTCAAGAGGACCAGAAGGGATCGCGGGGAACTGGAGGATATCATGTTCAAGTTATTTGAGAGACAACCAAATTGGGCATTAAAGCAGCTTGTGCAAGAGACTGATCAACCTGCA CAATTCCTGAAAGAGATACTAAATGAGCTGTGTGTATACAACAAAAGGGGAACCAACCAGGGTACTTATGAGCTTAAGCCAGAGTATAAGAAATCTGTTGATGATACACCTGCGGAATAA
- the LOC126782336 gene encoding protein WALLS ARE THIN 1: MAEPGGSDKRVWCSVPEKFQLHGAMLALQFGYAGFHVVSRFALNMGISKLVFPVYRNIIALLLLLPFAYFLEKKDRPPINLNFLVQFFCLALIGITANQGFYLLGLDNTSPTFASAIQNSVPAITFLMAALLRIEKVRLDRKDGIAKVAGTIFCVAGASVITLYKGPAIYSPTKPLETMFMSSASSSMTSMSSFTTSAMSVLGDAKGKSWTLGCLYLIGHCLSWSGWLVLQAPVLKKYPARLSVTSYTCFFGLIQFIIIAAVFERDAQAWIFHNGGEVFSILYAGVVASGIAFAVQIWCIDRGGPVFVAVYQPVQTLVVAIMASVALGEEFYLGGIIGAVLIIVGLYAVLWGKSEERKFAAASLRVPIQSTLSDNVHSNNRKSQTKTSLTQPLIPPSTENV, translated from the exons ATGGCCGAACCAGGTGGCTCTGACAAGAGGGTGTGGTGCTCGGTGCCTGAGAAGTTTCAGCTTCATGGAGCCATGCTGGCCTTGCAGTTCGGCTATGCCGGTTTCCATGTCGTCTCTAGATTTGCTCTCAATATGGGGATTTCTAAGCTTGTCTTTCCGGTTTACCGGAACATCATCGCTTTGCTTCTCCTTCTCCCCTTTGCCTATTTTCTGGAAAA GAAGGACAGGCCTCCGATCAATCTCAACTTTCTCGTTCAGTTCTTTTGCCTTGCGCTTATTGG AATAACAGCAAACCAAGGATTCTACTTGCTGGGATTAGACAACACATCACCCACCTTTGCTTCCGCTATCCAAAACTCCGTTCCAGCCATTACCTTTCTCATGGCAGCCTTACTCAG AATCGAGAAAGTAAGACTAGACCGCAAGGATGGCATTGCAAAGGTTGCCGGAACTATTTTCTGTGTGGCCGGAGCATCAGTGATTACTCTATACAAAGGGCCGGCCATATACAGCCCAACAAAACCACTGGAGACAATGTTTATGAGCAGTGCTTCATCATCAATGACATCAATGTCGAGCTTTACTACTAGCGCCATGTCAGTACTTGGTGATGCAAAGGGTAAGAGCTGGACTCTCGGTTGCCTTTATTTGATCGGCCATTGTCTCTCGTGGTCCGGCTGGCTCGTCCTGCAAGCACCGGTTCTCAAaaaatacccggcccggctCTCTGTCACCTCCTACACCTGCTTCTTTGGTCTTATTCAGTTCATCATAATCGCTGCGGTTTTCGAGAGAGACGCTCAGGCTTGGATCTTCCACAATGGTGGAGAAGTCTTCAGCATCTTATATGCG GGAGTGGTTGCGTCAGGGATCGCATTCGCTGTACAGATATGGTGCATCGACAGAGGGGGCCCTGTTTTCGTTGCTGTATATCAACCTGTTCAGACTCTCGTTGTCGCTATTATGGCCTCAGTCGCTTTAGGCGAGGAGTTCTATTTGGGAGG GATCATCGGAGCGGTGCTGATCATAGTTGGACTGTACGCTGTGTTGTGGGGTAAAAGCGAAGAAAGAAAGTTTGCTGCGGCCAGCTTAAGAGTTCCGATTCAATCGACTCTTAGTGATAATGTGCACTCAAACAACAGGAAAAGCCAAACCAAGACGTCCCTCACTCAACCACTCATTCCTCCTTCCACAGAAAATGTCTGA
- the LOC126782334 gene encoding protein NRT1/ PTR FAMILY 8.1-like, with translation MEKPATAAADLYDKSFIQPSMEKFGPDYSEDNKKEGSLSTSLVSNGCVDFRGNVANKETTGGWKASPFIIVNEVAERLAFFAIAVNMVAYFVFEMQQSLPNAATHVTDWIGAAYVLTLFGAFLADAYLGRFKTIIIFSCIYAVGMVLLTVSASVDSLRPGPCTARPCNKATDGQTLFLYAALGLIALGTGGIKPCVSSFGADQFDEADFDEVQKKYSFFNWFFFGINMGALLGITLLVYIQDNKGWTWGFAIPTAAMVCSVVILAAGIPKYRYQKPMGSPFTRFIQVIVVSLRNHSRGVEVGSQAALYEVRTVESDIVGARKLPHTTQYRFLDKAAVITDLEDIQKTRWWLCTVTQVEEFKCFVRVLPIWASTIALSISFAQLSTFFISQAAVMNRKLGPNFEIPPGSVPIFSAINALILVPIYEKWMVPIIRTRTGHHRGITSLQRMGVGLFISIFALASAALVEKKRRDHYSKPFSMSVFWLLPQFFLIGAAEVFTYVGQLEFFYDEATDGTRSISSAMFLSEIGIGSWLSTALVKIIESATGGDKKGWLRGTLNQSRLDYFYWILTGINALNFLVYLLVSRRYRGKRGNGTSVRDGEDVDN, from the exons ATGGAGAAACCTGCTACTGCTGCTGCTGACCTCTATGATAAATCCTTCATTCAGCCGTCGATGGAGAAGTTTGGACCAGATTATAGTGAAGATAATAAGAAG GAAGGAAGCCTATCAACTAGTCTGGTGAGCAATGGATGCGTGGACTTTCGCGGAAATGTTGCGAACAAAGAAACAACTGGAGGGTGGAAGGCCTCTCCGTTTATCATCG TGAATGAGGTAGCAGAGAGGCTCGCTTTTTTCGCGATTGCAGTGAACATGGTGGCATACTTTGTGTTTGAGATGCAACAATCGTTACCGAATGCAGCGACTCATGTAACAGATTGGATCGGAGCTGCATACGTTCTCACTCTTTTTGGAGCTTTTCTGGCTGATGCTTACTTAGGCCGCTTCAAAACCATCattattttctcttgtatttaCGCAGTG GGAATGGTTTTGTTGACTGTGTCAGCCTCCGTGGACAGCTTACGTCCCGGTCCATGCACGGCAAGACCATGCAACAAAGCAACCGACGGCCAAACATTGTTCCTGTACGCTGCACTCGGCCTCATAGCCCTCGGAACCGGTGGCATCAAACCATGCGTCTCGTCTTTCGGGGCTGATCAATTCGATGAGGCTGATTTTGATGAAGTCCAAAAGAAATACTCATTCTTCAACTGGTTCTTCTTTGGCATAAACATGGGTGCACTCTTGGGGATTACACTACTCGTTTACATACAAGACAATAAGGGTTGGACTTGGGGTTTTGCGATCCCAACAGCTGCAATGGTTTGCTCAGTTGTCATCTTAGCTGCCGGAATTCCCAAGTATCGTTACCAAAAACCAATGGGCAGCCCTTTTACCAGGTTTATTCAGGTCATCGTTGTCTCATTAAGGAACCATTCTAGAGGTGTTGAAGTTGGAAGCCAAGCAGCATTATACGAGGTCAGGACCGTGGAGTCTGATATCGTGGGTGCGCGAAAGCTACCTCATACTACACAATACAG ATTTCTGGACAAAGCAGCTGTTATAACAGACCTAGAGGACATCCAAAAGACTCGTTGGTGGCTTTGCACAGTGACACAAGTTGAAGAATTTAAATGCTTCGTTAGAGTCCTCCCTATATGGGCATCAACCATAGCTCTCTCCATCTCCTTCGCTCAGCTCTCAACCTTTTTCATCAGCCAAGCTGCCGTAATGAACCGCAAACTTGGTCCCAACTTCGAAATCCCTCCGGGTTCTGTCCCCATCTTCAGCGCCATCAACGCCCTCATTCTCGTTCCTATCTATGAAAAATGGATGGTTCCGATCATACGTACGCGGACAGGCCACCACCGTGGCATAACATCGTTGCAAAGAATGGGTGTCGGGCTCTTCATCTCCATCTTTGCTCTGGCTTCAGCCGCTTTAGTAGAGAAGAAGCGTCGAGACCACTACTCAAAGCCGTTTAGCATGAGTGTTTTCTGGTTACTTCCACAGTTCTTTCTAATCGGTGCCGCTGAGGTTTTCACGTACGTTGGCCAGTTAGAGTTTTTCTACGACGAAGCTACGGATGGTACGAGAAGTATAAGTAGTGCAATGTTCCTGAGTGAGATAGGAATAGGGAGTTGGTTAAGCACGGCGCTCGTTAAGATCATAGAGAGTGCAACTGGTGGAGATAAAAAAGGGTGGTTGAGAGGTACTCTTAATCAGAGCAGGCTTGATTATTTCTATTGGATATTGACGGGCATTAATGCCCTGAATTTCTTGGTGTATCTGTTGGTTTCACGGCGTTATAGAGGCAAACGTGGGAACGGCACAAGTGTGAGAGACGGGGAAGATGTGGACAACTGA
- the LOC126782335 gene encoding LOW QUALITY PROTEIN: purple acid phosphatase 2-like (The sequence of the model RefSeq protein was modified relative to this genomic sequence to represent the inferred CDS: deleted 2 bases in 1 codon), which yields MRKTEVNCSTELVATSILVLILSVKLCESGITSSYLRNDDLVHDMPLHSDVFRSPPSYNAPQQVHITQGDHEGKGVIVSWVTPNEPGLSTVVYWAENCSNLRKTAYGIVLTYKYINYTSGYIHHCTIENLEFDTKYYYEVGTGNTTRLYCMTSSPKIGPDVPYTFGLIGDIGQTPDSNRTLTHYEFNPAKGQTVLFVGDLSYADAYPFHDNRRWDTWGRFVERNAAYQPWIWTAGNHEIDYVPQYGESIPFKPYTSRYFVPYKASDSTSPLWYSIKRASAYIIVLSSYSAYGKYTPHYKWLEKELPKVNRTETPWLIVLVHCPLYSSYVHHYMEGETMRVMYEEWFMDYKVDVVFSGHVHAYERSERISNIAYNITNGLCSPISDQSAPVYITIGDGGNLEGLLTEMTEPQPSYSAFREPSFGHGILEIKNRSYAFFSWHRNQDGEAVEADSLWLQNRYWKTNLEQSSSLTAL from the exons ATGAGGAAGACAGAGGTGAACTGCTCAACTGAGCTTGTTGCAACTTCAATACTAGTACTGATTCTTTCCGTGAAGCTTTGTGAAAGTGGGATCACTAGTAGCTATTTGAGGAACGATGACTTGGTCCATGACATGCCTCTACACTCTGATGTGTTCCGATCACCTCCCAGTTATAATGCCCCTCAACAG GTTCATATAACACAAGGGGATCATGAAGGGAAGGGAGTGATTGTGTCTTGGGTGACTCCAAATGAACCTGGTTTGAGTACTGTGGTTTACTGGGCAGAGAATTGCAGCAATCTGAGAAAGACTGCTTATGGCATTGTTCTTACTTACAAATATATCAACTACACTTCTGGTTACATTCATCACTGTACTATTGAGAACTTGGAG TTTGACACCAAATACTACTATGAAGTTGGGACTGGGAATACCACGAGACTTTATTGCATGACATCTTCT CCTAAAATCGGTCCTGATGTTCCCTATACTTTTGGCCTCATAG GGGATATTGGTCAGACCCCTGATTCAAATCGAACACTTACTCATTATGAGTTTAACCCAGCAAAAGGACAGACAGTGTTGTTCGTTGGGGACCTCTCTTATGCGGATGCTTATCCGTTTCATGACAATAGAAGATGGGATACATGGGGGAGATTTGTAGAGAGAAATGCTGCCTATCAACCTTGGATTTGGACTGCTGGAAATCATGAAATTGATTATGTTCCTCAATAT GGTGAAAGCATACCATTCAAGCCATATACAAGTCGCTATTTTGTTCCATACAAAGCTTCAGATAGTACATCTCCTCTGTGGTACTCCATCAAAAGAGCTTCAGCATATATCATAGTCTTGTCCTCTTACTCAGCATATG GAAAATATACTCCTCATTATAAGTGGCTTGAAAAGGAGTTGCCTAAAGTGAACAGAACTGAGACACCATGGCTTATTGTTCTTGTGCATTGTCCATTGTATAGCAGCTATGTGCATCATTATATGGAAGGTGAAACCATGAGAGTTATGTATGAGGAATGGTTCATGGATTATAAAGTAGACGTTGTCTTTTCCGGTCATGTTCATGCCTATGAACGATCT GAAAGGATATCAAACATTGCATACAACATAACAAATGGACTTTGCTCTCCCATAAGTGACCAGTCAGCCCCAGTTTACATAACTATTGGAGATGGAGGAAATCTAGAAGGATTGCTTACTGA AATGACAGAACCGCAGCCAAGCTACTCGGCATTTCGTGAACCTAGCTTTGGCCATGGGATTCTTGAGATCAAAAACAGAAGCTACGCCTTCTTCAGTTGGCATAGAAATCAAGATGGTGAAGCAGTAGAAGCTGATTCTTTATGGCTACAGAACAGATATTGGAAAACTAATTTGGAGCAGTCATCATCCCTAACTGCATTGTAA
- the LOC126784818 gene encoding dehydration-responsive element-binding protein 2D-like — translation MLKTGMGSSTVGVGEKKPVKKPAQASSRKGCMRGKGGPENAMCSYKGVRQRTWGKWVAEIREPNRGARLWLGTFDTSHEAAMAYDAAAKKLYGSEAKLNLPDQIVPVPQFSDPPPVQNNNLQMVQIGNSTPSASAACFPPVTGVVNNDISVPIMLQDGTNFPAPIPFPNPSMQTSYGNAYEHDSSSSSRTITTTSSSTTMPMDTKREKNEAIDQRFWENVNTNALPVFDDSIWAEAAMSIDFPVIENHGIFASNFVDGNAWEALPASWCA, via the coding sequence ATGTTGAAAACCGGGATGGGTAGCAGTACTGTTGGGGTTGGGGAGAAGAAACCGGTGAAGAAGCCGGCGCAGGCCAGCTCTAGGAAGGGATGTATGAGAGGGAAAGGAGGGCCAGAAAATGCTATGTGCTCTTACAAGGGTGTTAGGCAAAGGACTTGGGGAAAATGGGTGGCCGAGATCCGCGAACCTAATCGAGGAGCTCGACTCTGGTTGGGGACGTTTGACACGTCCCATGAGGCTGCCATGGCCTATGATGCAGCTGCCAAAAAGCTCTACGGCTCCGAGGCCAAACTCAATTTGCCGGATCAGATTGTACCGGTACCCCAATTTTCAGATCCTCCTCCTGTTCAGAACAATAATCTCCAGATGGTGCAGATAGGGAATAGCACACCATCTGCTAGTGCTGCATGTTTTCCACCGGTGACCGGTGTAGTGAACAACGATATTTCTGTACCGATTATGCTCCAGGACGGTACTAACTTTCCGGCTCCGATTCCTTTTCCTAATCCGAGCATGCAGACTTCCTACGGTAACGCGTACGAGCAtgacagcagcagcagcagcagaaccatcaccaccaccagcaGTAGCACCACCATGCCTATGGACACAAAAAGGGAGAAGAACGAAGCAATTGACCAAAGGTTCTGGGAGAACGTAAATACGAACGCGTTGCCGGTGTTTGATGACTCCATATGGGCCGAGGCCGCCATGTCAATCGATTTTCCGGTGATCGAGAATCACGGGATTTTCGCCAGCAACTTCGTTGATGGAAATGCTTGGGAGGCTTTACCTGCTTCTTGGTGCGCTTAG
- the LOC126783355 gene encoding probable GTP-binding protein OBGC2 → MASLFSTPTSTSTSYLFREKSTLYGTVLPLRSSGYFEISCRLIAGAKRSPPSPALNPDSLIKEPHKYFDQVVITVRSGDGGHGAVLSMPNQRPAKPPQGKVEKEKARRRGLLKRDFGGSLILPTGGHGGDVVVYADEEEDTLLKFHNKGRYNAKRGGNVAAMGVLTSQVRDGLAAPTLRIAVPVGTVVKRKRGTLLRDLAQPGDEILVARGGQGGMSLVEMPERSKKKVMALTTNVMRDDSDKVLSLGQPGEEVTLELILRVVADVGLVGLPNAGKSTLLASTTLAKPDIADYPFTTLMPNLGRLNGDPSLGAQMYTSEATLADLPGLIEGAHLGKGLGRNFLRHLRRTRLLVHVVDAAAEDPVNDYRTVKEELRMYNPDYLERPYIVVLNKIDIPKASERLPSLIEEIMKLGSDRPSTLDTAQPLPNEGGDADVSSSGVRSRDRKEKGIEEYPRPIAIVGVSVLKGINISEMLKEIRAALRMCRD, encoded by the exons ATGGCGTCTCTCTTCTCCACACCAACTTCAACTTCAACTTCCTATCTCTTCCGTGAAAAATCCACCTTATACGGCACCGTTTTACCTCTCAG AAGCTCCGGTTACTTTGAAATCAGCTGCCGACTCATCGCCGGAGCCAAACGCTCGCCGCCGTCGCCGGCTTTGAATCCGGACAGTTTAATCAAGGAGCCGCACAAGTACTTTGACCAGGTCGTCATCACGGTCCGCTCCGGCGACGGCGGCCACGGCGCCGTGCTGAGCATGCCGAACCAGAGGCCTGCGAAGCCGCCGCAGGGGAAGGTCGAGAAGGAGAAGGCGAGGAGGAGAGGATTGTTGAAGAGGGACTTCGGTGGGTCCCTCATTCTTCCCACCGGTGGCCACGGCGGCGATGTGGTGGTCTATgctgatgaggaagaagatacaTTGCTCAAGTTTCATAATAAAGGGAGGTACAATGCGAAGCGCGGCGGCAATGTGGCTGCCATGGGAGTCCTGACCTCGCAGGTGAGGGATGGACTTGCTGCACCGACTCTACGCATTGCTGTGCCTGTAG GTACTGTTGTGAAGCGGAAACGAGGGACGCTGTTGCGTGATCTAGCGCAGCCAGGTGATGAAATTCTTGTAGCGAGGGGCGGACAAGGAGGG ATGAGCTTGGTAGAAATGCCGGAGCGCAGCAAGAAAAAGGTGATGGCTTTGACCACTAATGTGATGCGAGATGATAGTGATAAG GTTTTATCACTTGGTCAACCTGGAGAGGAGGTTACTTTGGAGTTGATTCTACGAGTTGTTGCTGATGTTGGTTTAGTT GGCCTCCCGAATGCTGGAAAGTCAACCCTTTTGGCATCTACTACCCTTGCAAAACCTGATATTGCTGATTATCCTTTCACAACCTTGATGCCGAATCTAGGACGTCTTAATGGTGACCCGAGTTTAGGGGCACAGATGTATACTTCTGAAGCAACATTGGCAGATTTGCCTGGTCTTATTGAAGGTGCTCATCTTGGAAAG GGTCTTGGACGCAACTTCTTAAGGCATCTAAGGAGGACTCGGCTTTTGGTCCATGTTGTTGATGCAGCAGCTGAGGATCCTGTTAATGACTACAGAACTGTGAAAGAA GAATTGCGAATGTACAACCCCGATTACCTCGAACGACCATACATTGTGGTATTGAACAAAATTGATATTCCAAAG GCAAGTGAGAGGCTTCCATCTCTGATTGAAGAAATAATGAAACTAGGTAGTGATAGGCCATCCACTTTAGATACAGCTCAACCACTGCCAAACGAAGGTGGAGATGCAGATGTGTCTTCTTCAGGAGTTCGTAGTAGagacagaaaagaaaagggaatTGAAGAGTATCCACGACCGATTGCCATTGTAGGAGTCAGTGTTTT GAAAGGTATCAATATTAGTGAGATGCTGAAGGAGATAAGGGCAGCTCTGAGAATGTGCCGCGACTGA
- the LOC126783507 gene encoding uncharacterized protein LOC126783507, with product MDVDPNNYNQLDINENDTHSVVLSYLVHNCYIETMESFVASTGMKQPADCIDDMEKRKRIYHCAVEGNALKAIDLTEQLANDLLEKNKDLHFDLLSLHFVELVCSRKCTEALEFAQTNMTPFGKVEIEKLQDFLTLLAYEEPEKSPMFHFLSKEYRQEVADSLNRAILAHSNLPSYTAMERLIQQTTAVRQFMNEDNAKNVSQPFSLKDFLSS from the exons ATGGACGTCGATCCTAATAACTACAATCAACTT GATATCAATGAGAACGACACTCATAGTGTGGTCCTATCATATCTCGTGCACAACTGTTATATAGAAACGATGGAGTCATTCGTTGCTTCTACGGGGATGAAGCAACCTGCCGATTGTATTGATGATatggagaaaagaaaaa ggATTTACCATTGTGCCGTTGAGGGGAATGCTCTAAAGGCGATTGACCTGACAGAACAGCTAGCGAATGACTTACTGGAGAAAAATAAAGACTTGCATTTTGATCTTCTGAGCCTTCACTTTGTCGAACTCGTTTGCTCTAGAAAATG CACAGAGGCTTTGGAATTTGCTCAGACCAATATGACCCCATTTGGGAAGGTGGAAATTGAAAAACTCCAA GACTTCTTGACTCTGCTTGCTTACGAAGAGCCAGAGAAATCCCCAATGTTTCATTTTCTTAGCAAGGAGTACCGACAGGAAGTTGCAGATAGTTTGAATCGAGCAATTCTAG caCATTCAAACCTTCCCAGTTATACAGCAATGGAAAGGCTAATACAACAGACAACAGCAGTTCGGCAGTTTATGAATGAAGACAATGCCAAG AATGTATCCCAACCATTTTCACTGAAGGACTTTCTTAGCAGCTAA